In Streptomyces sp. P3, one DNA window encodes the following:
- a CDS encoding class I SAM-dependent methyltransferase, protein MPEAYERHLVPVFYRPFAADLAVRAAALRPRTVLELAAGTGVLTSALITAVPTASVVASDLNEAMVAAGSAREPRADWHQADAQELPFEDGGFDLVVCQFGVMFFPDRPAAYAEVRRVLAPQGRFLFNSWGPLATHGFGAAFQDALEEAMPGRAPAFLEDVPHGYTDPALVASDLAAAGLALDGADEVTLDGVAVSAASVATGFLTGTPVRAALEARHDVRSVEASVTRKMTDRFGAGPVTAAMTATVYLAHHTP, encoded by the coding sequence ATGCCCGAGGCCTACGAACGCCACCTCGTGCCGGTCTTCTACCGCCCGTTCGCGGCCGACCTGGCAGTCAGGGCGGCCGCGCTACGGCCCCGGACGGTACTGGAGCTCGCCGCAGGGACCGGGGTGTTGACCTCGGCCCTGATCACCGCGGTGCCCACGGCCTCCGTGGTGGCCAGCGACCTCAACGAAGCGATGGTGGCCGCCGGGTCGGCACGCGAGCCGCGGGCCGACTGGCACCAGGCGGACGCCCAGGAACTGCCCTTCGAGGACGGCGGTTTCGACCTCGTGGTGTGCCAGTTCGGGGTGATGTTCTTTCCCGACAGACCAGCCGCCTACGCGGAGGTGCGCAGAGTCCTGGCCCCCCAGGGGCGGTTCCTGTTCAACAGCTGGGGTCCGCTCGCCACGCACGGATTCGGGGCGGCCTTCCAGGACGCCCTGGAGGAGGCCATGCCCGGCAGAGCGCCCGCGTTCCTCGAAGACGTGCCCCACGGTTACACGGATCCGGCTCTGGTCGCCTCGGACCTCGCGGCCGCCGGACTCGCCCTGGACGGCGCCGACGAAGTCACGCTGGACGGCGTCGCGGTGTCGGCCGCCTCCGTGGCCACCGGGTTCCTCACCGGCACACCGGTCCGCGCCGCCCTGGAAGCCCGTCACGACGTACGGTCCGTCGAGGCTTCGGTCACGCGGAAGATGACGGACCGGTTCGGCGCCGGTCCCGTGACGGCGGCGATGACCGCGACCGTCTACCTGGCGCACCACACGCCATGA